Proteins encoded by one window of Anopheles maculipalpis chromosome 2RL, idAnoMacuDA_375_x, whole genome shotgun sequence:
- the LOC126557028 gene encoding leucine-rich repeat-containing protein 24 — translation MCTGTSSVGRTNMSVRRTGDDRVSLCTKSRRTGRRRPGSVRYGVMLVLLLVQLQLSLAQGTEESDFTKQCSNCKCSWKSGRKSADCTNQRLPVVPQELSNELQILDLSHNQIDELPAKTFESSQQTNLQKLYLRHNGMKRVDRDAFRNLTILIELDLANNNLTALEAGVFDDLTKIRVIILNNNQIERIDKSLFNGLQYLTKVHLRSNRLVRIALNSFINVPNLSQIELDYNELQALRKESFSGLEKLTSLSLTNNPWNCSCTLRSFAEYVLAKNLYTSPTACSVPKALAGRQWNEIELDDFACPPSIIENRMQFPGVGENATFICKVTGLPLPKIDWLFQKRSFSRHDQRLRVTEAVRTNARDQSEVLVSELTIVGVRPSDRGTYVCKATNRGGIDESEQFFDLKADPHPITSATRSKDILQIVLIVVVLILLLVVIAWVLLYCICCRKRRFKKNSTMSENGLMNTKMMDKSQNDSILDSGSVIVEMQKSLLTEVNPVEKPPRRVDIDAGEKGPGSGGQSGAGGDYDEKHEAKRTLLEETGFVAQDEETASVALSDTNPRSRATFVDDGCGTNLPPDLLAFPARFPQSPSIQSSMSNIHDGRIYGKSPLASPIYQTGPGTSLGGAGSAQMPAGFRTLQHPKTGRTIAIAAARSNSPFTPAPLIYPPVALKHQGYVTIPRKQRTPSWTPSMSSAVTAELLPAGGHSGATSPTSPIDMSLSVCEPVYDNLGLRTTASGNSTLKLNKTAHRGSPLGSTAAGTALTSTPLTKYSMKDRPLPATPGGQTATPNATMLGHGGGNYEAIPEAMPYAGQSTASSLSGFDLDQSSIYGPVMTSNRSKIPPRPPPKPKKKPPSVGIAAPGDDQRSTPSGQVPSSSTNNTSTSPLVVEEGDDGTEV, via the exons ATGTGTACTGGGACAAGCAGCGTAGGCAGGACGAATATGAGTGTGCGGCGGACTGGTGATGACAGAGTGTCACTTTGCACCAAATCTCGGCGGACGGGTCGAAGACGGCCCGGCTCGGTGAGGTATGGTGTGatgttggtgctgttgttaGTGCAACTGCAGCTTAGCCTAGCCCAGGGAACGGAGGAGTCCGACTTTACGAAACAGTGCAGCAACTGCAAGTGCAGTTGGAAGAGTGGTCGAAAAAGCGCGGACTGTACGAACCAACGGTTACCCGTAGTGCCGCAGGAGTTGAGCAACGAACTGCAAATCCTCGACCTGTCGCACAATCAAATTGACGAGCTGCCAGCGAAAACGTTCGAGTCGTCACAGCAGACAAATCTACAAAAGCTTTACCTTCGCCACAACGGTATGAAGCGAGTCGATAGGGACGCGTTTCGCAATCTGACCATCTTGATCGAGCTCGATCTAGCTAATAACAATTTGACCGCACTCGAGGCCGGTGTGTTTGACGACCTTACCAAGATACGAGTTATCATCCTAAACAACAATCAGATCGAGCGGATCGACAAAAGTCTCTTCAACGGATTGCAGTACTTAACAAAGGTGCATCTGCGCAGTAATCGGCTGGTGCGGATAGCACTGAACAGCTTCATCAACGTACCGAACCTATCGCAGATCGAGCTCGACTATAACGAGCTACAGGCGCTGCGTAAGGAATCCTTCTCGGGGCTTGAGAAGCTGACGAGCCTATCGCTCACGAACAATCCCTGGAACTGTAGCTGCACATTACGCAGCTTCGCCGAGTACGTCCTGGCGAAGAATTTGTACACCTCGCCGACGGCTTGCAGCGTGCCGAAAGCACTCGCCGGACGCCAGTGGAACGAGATCGAGCTAGATGACTTTGCCTGCCCGCCGAGCATCATCGAGAACCGGATGCAGTTCCCGGGTGTGGGCGAAAATGCAACTTTCATCTGCAAAGTAACCGGGCTGCCATTGCCCAAAATCGATTGGTTGTTCCAGAAGCGTTCGTTCTCGCGGCACGATCAACGGTTGCGCGTTACCGAGGCGGTGCGAACGAACGCTCGCGATCAGAGCGAAGTGCTAGTGTCGGAACTGACGATCGTTGGCGTGCGTCCTTCGGATCGAGGAACGTACGTGTGCAAAGCAACGAACCGGGGTGGAATTGATGAAAGTGAGCAATTTTTCGATCTAAAAGCAGACCCTCACCCAATCACCTCGGCGACACGCTCGAAAGACATCCTACAGATCGTACTGATCGTGGTCGTGCTCATACTACTTCTCGTGGTCATAGCGTGGGTACTACTTTACTGCATCTGCTGCAGAAAGCGTCGGTTTAAGAAAAATTCTACGATGAGTGAAAATGGACTGATGAACACGAAGATGATGGACAAATCGCAGAATGACTCGATCCTGGACAGTGGGTCGGTCATTGTGGAGATGCAAAAGAGTCTGCTGACGGAGGTAAACCCGGTGGAAAAGCCACCGCGTCGGGTTGATATTGATGCAGGGGAAAAGGGACCGGGTAGCGGTGGGCAGAGTGGCGCCGGCGGTGACTACGACGAGAAACACGAAGCCAAACGGACACTGCTGGAAGAGACTGGTTTTG TCGCCCAGGATGAGGAAACAGCTTCGGTGGCGCTGTCGGACACGAACCCGCGCTCTCGTGCCACCTTCGTAGATGACGGTTGCGGGACCAATCTGCCGCCGGACCTGCTAGCATTCCCGGCCCGCTTCCCCCAGTCGCCCTCGATACAGAGCTCGATGTCGAACATCCACGATGGGCGCATCTACGGTAAATCGCCGCTGGCTAGCCCGATTTACCAGACCGGTCCGGGCACGAGCCTGGGTGGGGCCGGATCGGCACAGATGCCGGCCGGTTTCCGCACGCTGCAGCACCCGAAAACGGGTCGCACGATAGCGATTGCGGCAGCCCGTTCCAACTCGCCGTTCACACCGGCACCACTGATCTATCCACCGGTGGCGCTAAAACACCAGGGCTACGTGACAATCCCACGCAAACAGCGTACGCCTAGTTGGACACCCTCGATGAGCTCAGCGGTGACAGCGGAACTACTACCGGCCGGTGGCCATAGTGGAGCAACCAGTCCCACCTCTCCCATCGACATGTCGCTCAGTGTGTGCGAACCGGTATACGACAACCTGGGGCTTCGAACGACCGCCTCCGGCAATTCGACTCTCAAGCtaaacaaaacagcacaccGGGGGTCGCCGCTTGGGTCGACCGCAGCGGGTACCGCACTCACGTCGACCCCGTTGACAAAGTACAGCATGAAGGACAGGCCGTTGCCGGCTACACCCGGTGGACAGACGGCAACGCCCAACGCCACAATGTTAGGTCACGGCGGCGGTAACTACGAGGCTATACCAGAGGCAATGCCCTACGCGGGACAATCAACGGCCTCTAGCTTGAGCGGGTTCGACCTAGATCAGTCGTCCATCTACGGTCCAGTGATGACGTCGAATCGGAGCAAAATTCCACCAAGGCCACCGCCCAAACCGAAGAAGAAACCACCATCGGTAGGCATCGCGGCACCCGGTGACGATCAACGCTCAACTCCGAGTGGCCAGGTTCCGAGTAGCAgtaccaacaacaccagcactAGCCCGCTGGTGGTAGAAGAGGGTGACGACGGTACTGAGGTCTAG